One Chloroflexota bacterium DNA segment encodes these proteins:
- a CDS encoding alpha/beta hydrolase, translating into MDEYTISVQGTVGQEAIRVLQRSTGAEQFIAWHGITAVNRFWLWDALWPHGEVQLVGLPGHGAVPNQPNQQWSRWTQEHLIETGIASLKKLNNGKPATIIGHSTGGLIALGIAHRAPELVKRLIVLSPVVWSELTGIVNVWQRFVGQPSLLKAIIHSSLGLGRCSHWAFSKSLVAFIKDRQGFYSNPKVVKTIRDGYEQMQQTPIAGIAGITTVLKQADIRPLIMAKPTTVPTLIVHGQHDPIVPFKQAQWLKLNIPHADLLAIPHVGHLPYAEQEAYVNKEVINWVEKTA; encoded by the coding sequence ATGGATGAATACACGATCAGCGTTCAGGGTACGGTTGGCCAAGAGGCGATTCGGGTTTTGCAACGCAGCACTGGCGCTGAACAATTTATCGCATGGCATGGCATCACTGCCGTTAATCGCTTTTGGTTGTGGGATGCACTTTGGCCGCATGGCGAGGTGCAATTGGTTGGCTTGCCTGGCCATGGAGCCGTTCCCAACCAGCCCAACCAGCAATGGAGCCGCTGGACCCAAGAACACCTGATTGAAACTGGAATTGCCAGCCTCAAAAAGCTCAATAACGGCAAGCCAGCCACGATCATCGGCCACTCAACTGGTGGCTTGATTGCCTTGGGAATTGCCCACCGAGCGCCCGAATTGGTCAAACGCCTGATTGTGCTTTCGCCAGTTGTTTGGTCGGAATTGACTGGGATTGTCAACGTATGGCAACGGTTTGTCGGCCAGCCCAGCTTGCTCAAAGCGATTATTCATAGCTCACTGGGCTTAGGCCGCTGTAGCCATTGGGCTTTTTCCAAATCACTGGTGGCCTTCATTAAAGATCGCCAAGGCTTTTATAGTAATCCCAAAGTGGTAAAAACGATTCGCGATGGCTACGAGCAAATGCAACAAACCCCGATTGCTGGCATCGCAGGCATCACCACCGTGCTCAAACAGGCTGATATTCGTCCGTTGATTATGGCCAAACCAACCACCGTTCCAACGCTAATTGTGCATGGCCAGCATGATCCAATTGTGCCATTTAAACAGGCCCAATGGCTTAAACTCAATATTCCCCACGCCGATCTCTTGGCGATTCCCCATGTTGGCCATTTACCATATGCCGAACAAGAAGCTTATGTCAATAAAGAGGTAATTAATTGGGTCGAAAAAACTGCCTAG
- a CDS encoding class I SAM-dependent methyltransferase, producing MKRFLAGLRPLIQQLPYKFPRAYDLLVHHGIFRWLGMAGSEQTALVAKALQHEGWAIEAPIGTGRLTIDLYAQRPNLQVVGIDLAMPMLRTAQVELAKKGIINVHLICADMTALPFHADQFIQIVTLNGLQVVPHAETLIDELLRVAEDGCAIAGAATVDIGLEPRGGVQRLLVRSGIINKLNPEQLHEIISLTWSKLSANRRGAVYNFLRPRLDRATGEPIVKE from the coding sequence GTGAAGCGCTTTTTGGCTGGCCTGCGCCCTTTGATTCAGCAATTGCCCTATAAATTTCCGCGTGCCTATGATCTGCTGGTGCATCATGGGATTTTTCGCTGGCTGGGCATGGCTGGCTCTGAACAAACTGCCTTAGTCGCCAAAGCCTTGCAACATGAGGGTTGGGCAATCGAAGCGCCAATCGGTACAGGTCGATTAACCATCGATTTATATGCGCAACGCCCCAATTTACAGGTGGTTGGGATCGATTTGGCAATGCCAATGCTGCGAACAGCCCAAGTTGAATTAGCCAAAAAAGGCATTATCAACGTACATTTAATTTGTGCCGACATGACTGCCTTACCTTTTCATGCTGATCAATTCATCCAAATTGTGACATTAAATGGCTTGCAAGTTGTGCCACATGCCGAAACATTAATTGATGAATTATTGCGCGTTGCAGAAGATGGTTGCGCAATTGCAGGCGCTGCCACAGTTGATATTGGGCTAGAGCCACGGGGCGGCGTGCAACGCTTGCTCGTTCGCAGTGGCATAATCAACAAACTGAATCCTGAGCAATTGCACGAAATTATTAGCCTGACTTGGAGCAAACTGAGCGCCAATCGGCGTGGCGCGGTCTACAATTTTCTGCGCCCTCGGCTTGATCGCGCAACCGGCGAGCCAATTGTTAAAGAATAG
- the gatC gene encoding Asp-tRNA(Asn)/Glu-tRNA(Gln) amidotransferase subunit GatC, whose protein sequence is MSLTPEQVRQVAHLARLKLNEDEMERMRLQLSSILDHIEMLQEIDVTDVPITAQVTDLTNVTRVDAVTSSLPVDAALANAPDRQGDYFRVKAVFEE, encoded by the coding sequence ATGTCGTTAACTCCTGAACAAGTGCGCCAAGTGGCCCACTTAGCTCGTTTGAAATTGAATGAGGATGAGATGGAACGCATGCGCTTGCAGCTTTCCTCGATTCTTGATCATATTGAGATGTTGCAAGAAATTGATGTGACCGATGTGCCCATTACCGCGCAAGTGACCGATTTGACCAACGTCACGCGGGTTGATGCAGTCACATCGAGTTTGCCAGTTGATGCCGCGCTGGCCAACGCACCCGATCGTCAAGGTGATTATTTCCGCGTGAAAGCTGTGTTTGAGGAATAA
- a CDS encoding LysE family translocator: MFDAQLIGYTLAVALLTITPGADTLLVMRNVLARGRKAGMLATLGVSSGLFIHALLSGLGLSLILTRSAMAFSVVKWAGALYLCYLGVQSLHSALNPNQPTNELTSTAEPSLNPWHAYREGLITNVLNPKVALFYLAFLPQFIRPNDPVMLRSLLLTSIHFVLGIVWLGLITLSLDKMRSWMLKPRVRAWIEGSTGLILFGFGIRLALSKR; encoded by the coding sequence ATGTTTGATGCTCAGTTAATTGGTTACACGCTCGCCGTCGCCTTATTAACCATCACGCCAGGTGCTGATACGCTGTTGGTTATGCGCAATGTTTTAGCGCGTGGCCGCAAAGCTGGGATGCTGGCGACACTTGGCGTTAGCTCTGGCTTGTTCATCCATGCACTGCTCTCAGGCCTCGGTTTATCGCTGATTTTAACTCGCTCGGCAATGGCATTTAGCGTGGTTAAATGGGCGGGAGCACTCTACTTATGTTATCTTGGGGTGCAATCGCTGCACAGTGCACTCAACCCCAATCAACCGACCAATGAATTAACAAGCACTGCTGAGCCAAGCCTCAACCCATGGCATGCCTACCGCGAAGGCTTAATTACCAACGTCTTGAACCCCAAAGTAGCCCTGTTTTATCTAGCATTCCTACCCCAATTCATTCGCCCGAACGATCCAGTGATGTTGCGCTCATTGCTGTTAACCTCGATTCATTTTGTGCTCGGCATCGTTTGGTTAGGCCTGATTACCTTGAGTTTGGATAAAATGCGCAGTTGGATGCTCAAGCCACGGGTGCGGGCTTGGATCGAAGGCAGTACGGGGCTGATTCTGTTTGGCTTTGGCATCCGCTTGGCGCTATCCAAACGTTAA
- the tdh gene encoding L-threonine 3-dehydrogenase, whose product MATNTMRAVQKPSAAPGAKLITAPIPQPKRDEVLIRVRASTICGTDLHIYKWDPWAQSRFKAPMIFGHELAGDVVEVGSDVTMVKVGDFVSAETHIVCGYCYQCRTGAAHICRNVEIIGVDRPGCFAEYIAVPAVNVWRNDPNMPPALAAAQEPFGNAVHTALATNLSTRNVLVTGCGPIGLFAVGIAHAAGAKQIFATDINPKRLEMARTMGATHALDSRDDVVHHVLAATEGEGVDVLLEMSGHPSAIDQGFRSLRYGGFASLLGLPPNGLPDFDLANHVVFKGATVYGVSGRKMFETWYQTQALVAGNKVDLRPIITHHLPLEEFETAFELMLRGEAAKVALYPHGLDGAW is encoded by the coding sequence ATGGCAACTAATACGATGCGGGCGGTGCAAAAACCATCGGCAGCTCCTGGAGCCAAGCTGATCACTGCGCCGATTCCTCAGCCAAAACGTGATGAAGTGCTGATTCGGGTGCGAGCTTCGACGATTTGTGGCACCGATTTGCATATTTATAAATGGGACCCGTGGGCGCAAAGCCGCTTCAAAGCGCCGATGATTTTCGGCCATGAATTGGCTGGCGATGTGGTCGAAGTTGGCAGCGATGTGACCATGGTCAAAGTTGGCGATTTTGTCTCTGCCGAAACTCATATTGTCTGTGGTTATTGCTACCAGTGCCGTACTGGTGCAGCCCATATTTGTCGCAACGTCGAAATTATTGGGGTTGATCGACCTGGCTGTTTTGCTGAATATATTGCGGTTCCGGCGGTCAATGTTTGGCGCAACGACCCCAATATGCCGCCTGCGTTGGCTGCGGCCCAAGAGCCATTTGGCAATGCGGTGCATACTGCCTTGGCAACCAACCTTTCAACTCGCAATGTCTTGGTGACTGGTTGTGGCCCAATTGGCTTGTTTGCAGTGGGGATCGCGCATGCAGCAGGAGCCAAGCAAATTTTCGCCACCGATATCAACCCCAAGCGCTTAGAAATGGCGCGAACCATGGGCGCAACCCACGCCTTGGATTCACGCGACGATGTGGTGCATCATGTGCTGGCAGCGACCGAAGGCGAAGGCGTTGATGTGCTGCTCGAAATGTCGGGCCATCCTAGTGCAATTGATCAGGGCTTTCGTTCGTTGCGCTATGGTGGCTTTGCCTCGTTGCTGGGCTTGCCACCCAACGGTTTACCCGATTTCGACCTTGCCAACCATGTGGTTTTCAAAGGTGCGACGGTATATGGGGTTTCAGGCCGCAAAATGTTTGAAACCTGGTATCAAACCCAAGCCTTGGTGGCTGGCAATAAAGTCGATTTACGTCCGATTATCACCCATCACTTGCCCTTGGAAGAATTTGAAACCGCGTTTGAATTGATGCTGCGCGGCGAGGCTGCCAAAGTGGCTTTGTATCCGCATGGGCTTGATGGTGCTTGGTAA
- a CDS encoding CvpA family protein has product MTILDWVLIGILLWYSVLGFYWGTIRQLLALAGLITAIAIAGRIYPGVTDLLISLIPATAPGFISVFAFLLSLLAVTALVSAIATWLRLKVGLLFLGRADHVIGALLGLVQGIVLIGACLAGCVGLPQIGIIDAIQQSTLAEYWGPVVLVIVNLLPETFVPMNQMLFG; this is encoded by the coding sequence TTGACGATTCTTGATTGGGTTTTGATCGGCATATTGCTGTGGTATAGCGTGCTCGGTTTCTACTGGGGCACTATTCGTCAGTTGCTAGCATTGGCGGGACTGATTACCGCAATTGCGATTGCTGGACGAATCTATCCAGGCGTGACCGATCTGCTGATCAGCTTGATTCCTGCGACCGCGCCGGGCTTTATTAGCGTTTTTGCGTTTTTGCTGAGTTTGTTGGCAGTAACAGCCCTCGTTAGTGCGATAGCAACGTGGCTACGCCTCAAAGTTGGGCTGTTGTTTTTGGGCCGCGCTGATCATGTGATTGGAGCGCTGTTGGGGTTGGTACAAGGGATTGTACTGATTGGAGCTTGCCTGGCAGGCTGCGTTGGATTACCCCAAATCGGGATCATCGATGCAATTCAACAATCAACCTTGGCAGAATATTGGGGGCCAGTGGTGTTGGTGATTGTCAACCTACTGCCCGAAACCTTCGTGCCAATGAATCAAATGCTATTTGGGTGA
- a CDS encoding phosphoglucomutase/phosphomannomutase family protein, with the protein MAIHFGTDGWRAVISEEFTFENVRLVAQAIAEQLLAETPAGEVTRAVVGFDTRFLSDRYAITVSNVLAANGLAVYLSKADCPTPALSFAVKQLAAQGGVMITASHNPPRYNGIKVKAAFGGSALPATMKQIEARISDLQGSGRAALYAEPVWQENTTAQAGEVVRFDPLPAYLAHLRTLIDFSAIARSSLRVAIDPMYGAGRGYIARWLRELGVMVAEIHGDMNPGFGRLHPEPIGRNLQPLAEMIRRDGYDLGLATDGDADRIGAMDARGEFVSPHQIFALALRHLIETKGQRGLVVKTISTTQLVNRLAAAYDLRVEETPVGFNHICDLMLAEPVLIGGEESGGISILGHVPEGDGILMGLLLLEIVARAGKPLHELIDELQHQYGPFAYDRIDQRVQPFKKADLVHALKAEAPQEIAGVALQSINDRDGVKYLLADQSWLLIRPSGTEPVLRIYAEAANVEQVQALLQAGVQFANQQLTNLVAVG; encoded by the coding sequence GTGGCAATTCACTTTGGTACTGATGGCTGGCGTGCTGTCATCAGTGAAGAATTTACCTTTGAAAATGTGCGTTTAGTGGCCCAAGCAATCGCTGAGCAGTTGCTGGCTGAAACTCCTGCTGGCGAGGTAACGCGAGCGGTGGTGGGCTTCGATACGCGCTTTCTTTCCGATCGCTATGCGATTACAGTTTCAAATGTGTTGGCTGCCAATGGTTTGGCAGTCTATTTAAGCAAAGCCGATTGTCCAACTCCGGCTTTGTCGTTTGCAGTTAAGCAGTTGGCGGCTCAAGGCGGTGTGATGATTACCGCCAGCCATAATCCGCCGCGCTACAACGGGATTAAAGTTAAAGCTGCCTTTGGTGGCTCGGCCTTGCCCGCAACCATGAAGCAAATCGAGGCCCGAATTAGCGATTTGCAAGGATCGGGACGGGCAGCCTTGTATGCTGAGCCAGTATGGCAAGAAAACACCACCGCCCAAGCGGGTGAGGTCGTGCGTTTTGATCCATTGCCAGCCTATTTGGCCCATTTGCGCACATTAATTGATTTTTCAGCGATTGCTCGTAGCTCGTTGCGCGTAGCAATCGACCCAATGTATGGTGCTGGGCGCGGCTATATTGCCCGTTGGTTGCGCGAATTGGGCGTGATGGTAGCCGAAATTCATGGCGATATGAACCCTGGTTTTGGTCGCTTACACCCTGAGCCAATTGGCCGCAACTTACAACCCTTAGCTGAAATGATTCGCCGCGATGGCTACGATTTGGGGCTGGCAACCGATGGCGATGCTGATCGGATTGGGGCGATGGATGCCCGTGGCGAGTTTGTTAGCCCACATCAAATTTTTGCGCTTGCCTTGCGCCACTTGATCGAAACCAAAGGTCAACGCGGTTTGGTCGTCAAAACGATTTCAACCACCCAACTAGTCAATCGCTTGGCGGCGGCCTACGATTTGCGGGTTGAAGAAACCCCAGTGGGCTTCAACCATATTTGCGATCTGATGTTGGCTGAACCAGTGTTAATTGGTGGCGAAGAATCAGGCGGCATCTCGATTTTGGGCCATGTGCCTGAGGGCGATGGCATTTTGATGGGCTTGCTGTTGCTCGAAATTGTCGCCCGCGCTGGCAAACCATTGCATGAATTAATTGATGAATTGCAACACCAATATGGCCCATTCGCCTATGATCGGATTGATCAGCGAGTGCAACCATTTAAAAAAGCCGATTTAGTGCATGCACTCAAAGCCGAAGCGCCCCAAGAAATTGCTGGGGTGGCCTTGCAATCAATTAATGATCGCGATGGAGTCAAATATTTGCTAGCCGATCAAAGCTGGCTTTTGATTCGACCCTCAGGCACCGAGCCTGTGCTGCGCATTTACGCCGAAGCAGCCAATGTTGAGCAAGTGCAAGCCTTGTTGCAAGCTGGCGTACAATTTGCCAATCAGCAATTGACCAATCTGGTGGCAGTTGGCTAA
- a CDS encoding aspartate aminotransferase family protein — protein MLPKIVSAVPGPRSQALLAQLAASEAPSLTLPGGIVWAEAEGALVTDVDGNRYLDFAAAFGVVGIGHRHPAVLAAIQAQSERLIHGMGDVFAHEARIELVQLIKQHAPIADGRVFLAGGGAESIEIALKTAMLATQKPGIVAFTGGYHGLSYGALAATNRADFRQPFLPQLSSHIQRAPYPYPFRWREAGDCLDWALTTTEHAIKTSASPIGALIVEPVQGREGEIVPPDGWLHGLRQLCDQYEILLIADEIFTGWGRTGKWWGVNHDGIEPDLICMGKGMTGGLQIAACVGRAEHMAHWQVNGEPLHTGTFMGHPLACAGAAAAIRVLTEHNTLDQVNQLSQNLLRGLGTIAENCALVGDVRGRGLMIGLELVQADGVTPNPAAVMQVVSLCQAQGVLVLGGGMHGNVLSLTPPFILDQAQVEYGLSVLQQALMTVAAQQK, from the coding sequence ATGTTACCCAAAATTGTGAGTGCTGTGCCTGGGCCACGTAGCCAAGCACTCTTAGCGCAATTGGCGGCCAGTGAAGCACCGAGTTTAACCTTGCCTGGCGGCATTGTTTGGGCCGAGGCCGAAGGTGCGTTGGTGACTGATGTTGATGGCAATCGTTATCTTGATTTTGCGGCAGCCTTTGGTGTGGTTGGGATTGGCCATCGCCATCCAGCAGTGTTGGCGGCGATTCAAGCTCAAAGCGAACGCCTGATTCATGGGATGGGCGATGTATTTGCCCATGAAGCGCGGATCGAGTTGGTTCAATTAATTAAGCAGCATGCTCCAATTGCAGATGGACGGGTGTTTTTGGCGGGCGGTGGAGCTGAAAGTATCGAAATTGCCCTCAAAACCGCCATGCTTGCAACTCAAAAACCTGGGATTGTTGCGTTTACGGGTGGTTATCATGGCTTGAGTTATGGGGCATTGGCGGCAACCAATCGGGCTGATTTTCGCCAACCATTCTTGCCGCAATTATCGAGCCACATTCAACGTGCGCCGTATCCCTATCCATTTCGTTGGCGTGAAGCTGGCGATTGCTTGGATTGGGCATTAACCACTACTGAGCATGCAATCAAAACCAGTGCTAGCCCAATTGGGGCATTGATTGTCGAGCCAGTCCAAGGCCGGGAAGGCGAAATTGTGCCGCCTGATGGCTGGTTGCACGGCCTGCGCCAACTGTGTGATCAATACGAAATCTTGTTGATTGCTGATGAAATTTTTACTGGTTGGGGCCGAACTGGCAAGTGGTGGGGCGTGAATCACGATGGGATTGAGCCAGATTTGATTTGTATGGGAAAGGGTATGACTGGTGGTTTGCAAATTGCCGCCTGCGTTGGCCGCGCTGAACATATGGCCCATTGGCAGGTCAATGGCGAACCCTTACATACTGGCACATTTATGGGTCATCCCTTGGCATGCGCTGGGGCTGCCGCCGCAATTCGCGTATTAACCGAACATAATACATTAGATCAAGTTAATCAATTAAGCCAAAACTTACTGCGCGGCTTAGGGACGATTGCTGAAAACTGTGCCTTGGTCGGCGATGTGCGCGGGCGTGGCTTGATGATCGGGCTAGAGTTGGTGCAAGCTGATGGCGTTACGCCAAATCCCGCAGCAGTTATGCAGGTGGTGAGTTTGTGCCAAGCCCAAGGAGTTTTAGTGCTTGGTGGCGGGATGCATGGCAATGTGCTGAGCCTTACGCCGCCGTTTATCCTCGATCAAGCTCAAGTTGAATATGGGTTGAGTGTGTTGCAACAAGCCTTGATGACGGTTGCTGCACAGCAAAAATAG
- a CDS encoding Nif3-like dinuclear metal center hexameric protein, with the protein MQLTELVRYLDGYLQTAKFRDASLNGLQVEGRDEVKTIALAVDASLQAIEAAIAGNADLLLTHHGLFWGNAQPLVGWLGRRIKRLMAADCSLYTSHLPLDAHGEVGNNAQLLKLLGWEMVQPFGDYRGQMLGFIGQLTTPLSIEGLVAHVKSTLAIPENEIKVWGQTPRGIKRVGVVSGDGASELEQALRDGCDALLTGETNYAAVFPSIEADMPLICAGHYHTETLGVKALGAHLEQTFRVKTFFVDVPTGV; encoded by the coding sequence ATGCAACTAACAGAGTTGGTGCGCTATTTGGATGGCTATTTGCAAACCGCCAAATTTCGCGATGCAAGTTTAAATGGCTTGCAAGTTGAAGGGCGCGACGAGGTTAAAACCATCGCGCTGGCGGTTGATGCTTCGTTGCAGGCGATTGAAGCGGCAATTGCTGGCAACGCCGATTTGTTGCTGACCCATCATGGCTTATTTTGGGGCAATGCTCAGCCTTTGGTTGGTTGGCTTGGCCGCCGAATCAAACGCTTGATGGCGGCTGATTGTTCGCTGTATACCTCGCATTTGCCGCTTGATGCTCATGGCGAAGTTGGCAATAATGCCCAATTACTCAAGCTTCTAGGTTGGGAAATGGTTCAGCCATTTGGCGATTATCGTGGCCAAATGTTGGGCTTTATTGGCCAACTAACCACGCCATTGAGTATTGAAGGCTTAGTTGCCCATGTCAAAAGCACCTTGGCAATTCCCGAAAACGAGATCAAAGTTTGGGGTCAAACCCCGCGTGGCATTAAACGGGTTGGGGTGGTTTCGGGCGATGGAGCCAGCGAATTGGAGCAAGCGCTGCGTGATGGCTGCGATGCCTTGCTGACTGGCGAAACTAATTATGCAGCGGTTTTTCCCTCGATCGAGGCCGATATGCCCTTGATTTGCGCTGGCCATTATCATACTGAAACGTTGGGCGTTAAGGCATTGGGCGCACATCTAGAGCAAACTTTTCGGGTAAAAACCTTCTTTGTTGATGTGCCAACTGGGGTCTAA
- a CDS encoding tellurium resistance protein TerC yields MWQDIFDILQIVFLLVFLEGILSIDNAAVLGAMVAHLPQDQPIPWPKWLQWMQGHGERFLGMQQAAALKVGLIGAYVGRGLMLAVAFIITENPWVLAIGSGYLVWLSVNHFAHVHRRDQEVEHGETKQRVTGFWQTVLIIEMIDLAFSLDNVVVAVNADPQKRFWVIGLGVAIGILVMRFAAQIFTSLIEWEPNLEHAAFALLLAIGTESVIKIVWHLETPHGLKFAISMTILALTVGLSRLPFLKPLKQFLRLGLPLASVLDTVVGWLLWPIRWLFGLLIAPFRQRVAARIQGE; encoded by the coding sequence GTGTGGCAAGACATTTTTGATATTCTGCAAATTGTGTTTCTTTTAGTGTTTCTCGAAGGGATTCTTTCGATCGATAATGCCGCAGTATTAGGCGCGATGGTGGCGCATTTGCCGCAAGATCAGCCGATTCCATGGCCTAAATGGCTGCAATGGATGCAGGGCCATGGCGAGCGCTTTTTGGGGATGCAACAAGCGGCTGCATTAAAAGTTGGCTTGATTGGAGCCTATGTTGGGCGTGGCTTAATGTTGGCGGTGGCCTTTATTATTACCGAAAATCCATGGGTTTTGGCGATTGGCTCAGGCTATTTGGTTTGGTTGAGTGTCAATCACTTTGCCCATGTGCATCGCCGTGATCAAGAAGTTGAACATGGTGAGACCAAGCAACGAGTCACTGGTTTTTGGCAAACCGTCTTGATTATTGAAATGATCGACCTTGCCTTTAGCCTCGATAATGTGGTCGTGGCGGTGAATGCTGATCCGCAAAAGCGCTTTTGGGTGATTGGCTTAGGCGTAGCAATTGGGATTTTGGTGATGCGGTTCGCAGCCCAAATCTTCACTAGCTTGATTGAATGGGAACCAAACCTTGAACATGCCGCGTTTGCCTTGTTGCTAGCAATTGGTACTGAATCGGTGATTAAGATTGTTTGGCATCTTGAAACGCCACATGGACTGAAATTTGCAATTTCGATGACGATTTTAGCGTTGACCGTTGGGCTTTCGCGCTTACCATTCTTGAAGCCACTCAAACAATTTTTGCGGCTAGGCTTGCCATTGGCTTCAGTCCTTGATACTGTGGTTGGCTGGCTATTATGGCCAATTCGTTGGTTGTTTGGCTTGTTGATTGCGCCATTTCGCCAACGGGTTGCTGCTCGAATCCAAGGCGAATAG